The genomic region TTCGGGAAGTCGCGTGCGCACGTACTGTCCGAAGGCAGCATCAAACTCACCTTCCAAGACGTCGCCGGCTGCGACGAAGCCAAAAACGACCTCGCCGAAATCGTCGAATTCCTCAAAAGCCCCGAACGCTTCCACGCCCTCGGCGCCCGCATCCCCCACGGCGTCCTGCTCGTCGGCCCCCCCGGCAGCGGCAAAACCCTGCTCGCCAAAGCGGTCGCCGGCGAAGCCAGAGTGCCCTACTTCAGCATCAGCGGCAGTGACTTCGTCGAAATGTTCGTCGGCGTCGGCGCCGCCCGCGTCCGCGACCTGTTCGAACAAGCCAAAAAAGCCGCACCCTGCATCGTCTTCATCGACGAAATCGACGCGGTCGGACGCAAACGCGGCCTGAACATCGGCGGCGGCAACGACGAACGCGAACAAACCCTCAACCAACTGCTGGTCGAAATGGACGGCTTCGAAACCAAACACGACATCATCATCCTCGCCGCCACCAACCGCCCCGACGTGCTCGACCCCGCCCTGCTCCGCCCCGGACGCTTCGACCGACAAGTCGTCGTAGACGCCCCGGACATCAAAGGCCGCGAACAAATCCTACGCATCCACGCCCGCAAAAAACCGCTGGACCCCAGCGTCGACCTGCACGTGGTCGCCGCCCGCACCCCCGGCATGGTCGGCGCAGACCTCGAGAACCTGCTGAACGAGGCCGCGCTGGTCGCCGCGCGCGCCGGACGCAAACGCATCACCCTCAAAGACCTCGACGAAGCCGCAGACCGCGTGGTGATGGGACCCGAACGCAAATCCCGGGTGATCAGCGACAAGGACAAACGCGTCACCGCCTACCACGAAGTAGGACACGGCATCGCCGCGCACCTGCTGCCGCACGCGGACCGCGTGCACAAACTGACCATCGTGCCGCGCGGGCGGGCCGCAGGGTACATGATGCCGATGCCCGAAGACCGCATGCACTACACGCAGGCGGTGCTCGAGGACATGATCGCGGTGGCCCTGGCCGGTCAGGCGGCGGAGGACGTGGTGTTCGGGGAAGTGACGACGGGCGCCTCGAGTGACTTTCAGAAGGCGACGAGCATCGCGCGGCGAATGGTGACCGAGTGGGGGATGAGCGAAGCGGTGGGGAAGGTGGCGCACGCGAACGAAGCGGAAGGGTACCTGGGAGGGTACGGGGAGCGCG from Deinobacterium chartae harbors:
- the ftsH gene encoding ATP-dependent zinc metalloprotease FtsH; translation: FGKSRAHVLSEGSIKLTFQDVAGCDEAKNDLAEIVEFLKSPERFHALGARIPHGVLLVGPPGSGKTLLAKAVAGEARVPYFSISGSDFVEMFVGVGAARVRDLFEQAKKAAPCIVFIDEIDAVGRKRGLNIGGGNDEREQTLNQLLVEMDGFETKHDIIILAATNRPDVLDPALLRPGRFDRQVVVDAPDIKGREQILRIHARKKPLDPSVDLHVVAARTPGMVGADLENLLNEAALVAARAGRKRITLKDLDEAADRVVMGPERKSRVISDKDKRVTAYHEVGHGIAAHLLPHADRVHKLTIVPRGRAAGYMMPMPEDRMHYTQAVLEDMIAVALAGQAAEDVVFGEVTTGASSDFQKATSIARRMVTEWGMSEAVGKVAHANEAEGYLGGYGERAGYSERTAQLIDGEVKRIIDQQYARVRALLAENLEGMHRVVEVLLRRETMSGEEFGHVLSGGILEEEVAVTLEKPERNDDLPGIG